From one Magnolia sinica isolate HGM2019 chromosome 18, MsV1, whole genome shotgun sequence genomic stretch:
- the LOC131232475 gene encoding uncharacterized protein LOC131232475 isoform X2: protein MMGMQNRYNTLHGGVVATIAETMALACVKSVAGDKDFFLGEMATTFLSATRVNEEVEVDGCIKRHGRNVIVTSVEFRKKKTRQLVYSGRGIYHSMPVASL, encoded by the exons ATGATGGGAATGCAGAACCGATACAACACGTTGCACGGAGGGGTGGTGGCAACGATAGCAGAAACAATGGCGCTGGCTTGCGTAAAAAGCGTTGCTGGGGATAAGGACTTCTTTCTTGGAGAAATGGCCACGACCTTTCTGTCTGCCACCCGAGTCAAC GAGGAAGTGGAAGTGGACGGATGCATCAAAAGGCATGGAAGAAACGTGATTGTAACATCAGTAGAATTTAGGAAGAAGAAAACGAGGCAGCTGGTCTACAGCGGTCGTGGCATCTACCACAGCATGCCTGTGGCAAGCTTGTGA
- the LOC131232475 gene encoding uncharacterized protein LOC131232475 isoform X1 has protein sequence MVKFPSDGDSSSPSSNEQQQAWISNTWTFLKRMGIEDNIPVVTKEKGVYDRIMIRGLLKVNRIERGRITCVFTVKAALTEEVEVDGCIKRHGRNVIVTSVEFRKKKTRQLVYSGRGIYHSMPVASL, from the exons ATGGTGAAATTCCCATCGGATGGAGATTCCTCATCTCCTTCTTCGAATGAGCAGCAGCAGGCATGGATTTCTAATACCTGGACGTTCTTGAAGAGGATGGGTATCGAGGATAACATTCCTGTTGTTACCAAGGAGAAAGGTGTCTACGATAGAATCATGATCCGCGGTTTACTGAAGGTGAATCGCATCGAACGCGGCCGCATCACCTGCGTTTTCACCGTAAAGGCCGCACTCACG GAGGAAGTGGAAGTGGACGGATGCATCAAAAGGCATGGAAGAAACGTGATTGTAACATCAGTAGAATTTAGGAAGAAGAAAACGAGGCAGCTGGTCTACAGCGGTCGTGGCATCTACCACAGCATGCCTGTGGCAAGCTTGTGA
- the LOC131233840 gene encoding uncharacterized protein LOC131233840, whose protein sequence is MAKLPSDGESASPPPSKQQMQALVSTTATFLQTLGLDEDIPEDTNKKGAYDKMMVRGLLKVDRIERGRITCVFTVKPSLTNPYNTLHGGVVAALTEAMGLACAGSVAGDKDFFLGELAMSYLSAARVNEEVEVDGCIVRHGRKVIVTSIEFRMKQSRKLVYGGRATFYMMPVANL, encoded by the exons ATGGCGAAACTCCCCTCGGACGGAGAATCTGCATCTCCTCCTCCAAGCAAGCAGCAGATGCAGGCACTGGTTTCTACTACAGCGACTTTCTTGCAGACGCTGGGGCTCGATGAGGACATTCCTGAAGATACCAACAAGAAGGGTGCATACGATAAAATGATGGTCCGAGGTCTACTGAAGGTGGATCGTATCGAACGCGGCCGAATTACCTGTGTTTTCACTGTCAAGCCCTCACTCACG AACCCATACAATACGCTGCACGGAGGGGTAGTGGCAGCTTTAACAGAAGCTATGGGGTTGGCATGCGCGGGAAGCGTTGCTGGTGACAAGGACTTCTTTCTGGGAGAACTGGCCATGTCCTATCTGTCCGCGGCCCGAGTAAAC GAGGAAGTAGAAGTGGACGGATGCATCGTAAGGCATGGAAGAAAAGTGATTGTAACATCCATAGAATTTAGGATGAAACAGAGCAGGAAGCTGGTGTATGGAGGCCGTGCTACCTTCTACATGATGCCTGTGGCCAACCTGTGA